The Thermotoga caldifontis AZM44c09 genomic interval GGTCTCTGATACTGCTCCAGAGTGACGCCAAGAAGACCGTCACGATAGGTCTCACCACCCTGCAGGGCCAATGGATCAGCAGCTGGAACATCATAGCCGCTGGGGCGTTGCTCGCCGCCACAGTTCCTGTTATAGTTTTTCTGATCTTCCAGCGATACTTCATCCAGGGTCTGACTCTGGGTAGCGTTAAAGGATGAGGAGGGGTTGGATGCAGATCTACGGTGCAGACTACTATCCGGAGCACTGGGAGGAATCCGAGTGGGAACGGCACGTGAAGATCATGAAGGAGATCGGTGTCGAATGGGTGCGGGTTGGCGAGTTCGCCTGGTCCGTCGTCGAACCTGAGGAAGGCCGGTACGATTTTTCGAAACTTGAAAGAGCAATGAAGGTTTTGAAAGACAACGGGATCAAGATCATCGTTGGAACGCCGACCGCGGCTCCCCCACTGTGGCTGACGAAGAAGCACCCGGAAGTCCTGCCTGTGGATAAATTCGGTAGGCAGAAAGGTCCAGGAAGCAGGAGACATTACTGTCCCGCGAACGAGACCTACCGCGAGTATTCGAAAAGGATCGTTGAAAAATACGCCGAACATTTCTCCCAGTACGCGGACATGTGGCAGATAGACAACGAGTTCGGTTGCCACGACACGACCCTGTGCTACTGTGAGTCGACGAGGAAGGCGTTCATCGAGTGGTTGAAGAAAAAATACGGTTCCATAGACGAGCTGAACTACCGGTGGGGAAACAAGTTCTGGAGCCAGACGGTAATGGACTGGGACGAGATAGTCCTGCCGGTGAACACCCCTGCGTTCGAAAATCCCCACCTGATGCTCGATTTCTTCAGATTCTCGAGCGATCTGTACATAGACTACATGAACATGCAGAGCGAGATCGTTCGAAGGTACTCGGACAAACCGATCACCCACAACCTCATGGTGGATTTCTTCGACATCGATTACAGAAAACTTTCCGAGCATCTGGATCTCGTCAGCTGGGACAACTACGTTCCGACGAAGGTTTACGAGCCTCTCAGACAGGCGGCGAATCACGACTTGATGAGATCGTTGAAGAAGAAGCCTTTCCTCGTGATGGAACAACAACCGGGAAGGGTCAACTGGAAGATCGTCAACGAACAGTATCCCGATGGGTTCGTGAAGCTCTGGATCAAACAGGCTCACCTGCACGGGGCTCTCGGAGTACTCGTGTTCAGGTTCGACCAGATCCGGTGGGGTGCCGAACAGTACCACGGGGCACTGCTGGACTACGCAGGTAGAAAGACAGATAGGTGTTCAGAATTTGCCCAGGCTAAGATTGAGACCGAAGGCATCGTTGAACCGGAAAGGGAAGTGGCCATTTACTTTTCTTACGAAAACGCATGGATCCACAGGATAAACCATCTGAATCGGAATTTCAACTACTGGGAAGCGATCATGCAGATCTACAGGGCAGTTCGACGGCTCGGCTACAACGTGGACTTCGTGTTCGAAAACGATGACATCGATCCTTACAAGCTGTTGATCGTGCCGTACGCGATGTACCTGCCGGAGAGTTTCATCGAGAAAGTCAAAGCCTTCCGCGGGGATGTTCTGATCACGTGCATGAGTTCCATCAAAGACGAATACAACTGGCTGCGGAAAGAATTTCCACACGGTCTTCAGGAATTTCTTGGCATAGAGATCGTGGACTTCGCCGGTGCCGATCGGCTGGATGTGAACGTTCTTGGATTGAACCTCTGTGGGACTCTGTGGTGTGATAAAATTTCTGTCAAAGATGCGGAAGTCCTGGGGTCTTTCAGGGCAGGCCCGTTCGTCGGTTTACCGTGTGTGACGAAGCATCAGAACGCTTACTATGTGGCGACAGTCTTCGATGAATTTTTCTACACTTTACTGCTCGGAAGAATCCTGCCAGCGAAATTCGTCGGTGATGAGATCGATTCTGTGCAGCTTTCGGACAAGCTGGTTCTTCTGAACGTCAGTGATCGCGAGGGCGTGGTCTGGACGGGTAAAGGAAAAATCAACTTGAAACCGTTCGAAAGGCGGGAGGTTTGAACCTTGGCCAAACGCTTCATCACGATAAGAGATATAGCCGAAGAAGCTGGTGTCTCCGTGAACACGGTTTCAAGGGCTTTGAACAACAAACCCGACGTGAGTGCGGAAACGAGAAGGAAGGTTCTCGAGATCGCGAGGAAACTTGGATACATAAGGAATTCCGATGCCGTACTCTTCAGGAAAGGCACCACAAAAACCATAGGCGTGGTGTTTGAAGACAGTTCCAACCCATTCTATGCGGAAGTGTTCAAAGGAATCGAGACGAGTGCACGCAAGTACGGTTATCAGGTGATACTGATGAACACAGAGAGAGATTACATAAACGAGCTGCAGGCGGTCGAAACGCTCCTGCAAAAGCGTGTCGATGGCATCATCATCTCCCCCACCCAGTTCGACAGCAAGGACATAGAAAAGCTCGTCAAGCTCAACTATCCATTCGTCATCCTTGGAGTGCACTTCGAGGGTGCCAAACTCGATGAAGTCTACTCGAACGATGCCAAGGGTGGTTATCTGGCAACCAGGCACCTGCTGGAAAGAGGCAGAAGAAAGATCCTGATGCTCAACGGTTTCATGTACAAGTCCGTGGCACGCATGAGGTACGAAGGTTACGTGAGGGCCATGTCCGAGTACGGTTTGCAACCCTACATGATGGTCGAGATCGAGGAAGGCTACGAATCTGCCTTCAACAAGATCATGGAACTGAAAGACACCGAATTCGACGCTCTGTTCTGCTTCAACGATGTCTTCGCCATCGCTGCCCTTAAGGCTCTGAGACTGCTCAAAAGGAGGGTGCCCGAAGATGTGGCGGTCGTTGGTTACGACGACATCTCCTACGCCGAGTTCGTTCAGCCCTCACTCACGACGGTTAGAATTGACAAATTCCTTGAGGGTGTCGTGGCCTTCGAAATGCTCTACGAGAGACTTTCGAATCTTCGAACCGATCCAAAACAGGTGGTTCTCGATGTAGAATTGATCGTGAGAGAAAGCACGTGACTAACTCATTTCTCAGCAGAACTACGGGCAAGGAAGAAGTTCATGAGAGATCGACCTGAGGATGCGAGGTGTTCTGAGCTGTGCTTTTCTTTTTGGTCCTGCTGTTCTTTGCGGGTTTCTTTCTTGGACGTTTTTTGAAGACGGACTGGATCAGAAAGTACAGGGTGCTCATCGTTTTGACCTTCCTTCTCCTCTTTGCACTGGGTGTGGAGATAGGTTCGAACGAAGATGTGGTTGTGAAACTTGAGAGTATCCTATCTTCAGCCTTCCTGATTTCCACCTTCGCGGTGCTGGGAAGTTTCGTCTTCGCGGTGATCTTAGAGAAGGTGTTGAGAAAATGATGGCACTCTTTTTGTTGAGTTCCGTGGTGGTCGGCGTGCTGGTGGGGAGGTTCACCGGCTTCAGGCTTCCAGATTGGTCAGTCAACGTGGTTCTCTACGTCATCATCTTCTTAGTGGGCGTGGACCTGAGCAAGGAAAAGCTCCGTTTCGATGTGGCTCTCAAAGTCTTGCTCACCGTTGTCGGAACGGTACTTGGAACTTACTCGGGGGCGCTGATCTTTTCGTTATTTTCTTCCCTGAAAATTTCTGAGATCCTGGCTGTCGCATCTGGGTTCGGTTGGTACAGTCTGTCGGCCGTCATCGTGTCGAACGTTCACAGTGCACAGCTCGGTGCGATCGCGTTCTTTTCCAACGTGTTGAGAGAGCTGTACGCGATAGTTCTGACCCCAGTCCTTTCGAAGTACTCGAGAAACGCCGTGGTTTCGATCGCAGGCGCAACATCGATGGACACACTGCTTGGCCCCATAAGCCACTACACAGACAGAGAAACTTCCTTGCTGGCGTTCGCGCACGGTTTCATCGTGACGATGCTCGTACCTGTCATGGTCAATTTGTTCCTCGTGTTTTCACGCTGAGAAAATAAAAAGCCCCGCGTTCGCGGGGCTTGCGGTTCGGCTCAGTTTCTTGGAAAGACTATGAACTTGATGGCGGTCCTTGTCTCCTTGTCGATCTCGACATCGGTGAAGGCAGGAATGCTTACCAGGTCGATCCCACTCGGTGCCAGGTAGCCCCTTGCGATGGCGATTGCCTTGACTGCCTGGTTCACAGCACCAGCACCGATCGCCTGAAGTTCCGCCCTCCCGTGCTCTCTGATCATACCTGCGAGCGCTCCAGCCACCTTGTTCGGATTCGAGGTTGATGCTACCTTCAGTACTTCCATCACTTCTACCTCCTTTTCAACAACCCATTTAACCAGCGTTGTATTCAGCAATGTTTTTTCACCGAGGGGCGCACTGGCGCGCCTGGCAGGACTTGAACCCGCAACCATCGGATCCGAAGTCCGACGCTCTATCCATTGAGCTACAGGCGCGCTCCTCTGGGGTGACCAGCGGGACTTGAACCCGCGACCACCTGATCCACAGTCAGGCGCTCTACCGTGCTGAGCTATGGTCACCACATCTGGCGCGCCCGGCGGGAGTCGAACCCACAACCCTCGGATTAGAAGTCCGATGCTCTATCCTGTTGAGCTACGGGCGCTGGAGCGGGCGACGGGATTCGAACCCGCAACCCTCGGCTTGGAAGGCCGATGCTCTACCGTTGAGCTACACCCGCCTTTACCACCATGTATTTTACTACGAGATTCAGAAAAATCAAGGTCCTTTGCACAGGTTTCAAAAGCCACACATCGGATGCGTTTCGATCCACCCGCCGGATTGAAGATCTCCGTGTTTCATCACTTCTGTGACCGAGATGTCTTCTATGAAGGTCAGTTCGTCTATAGTTTTTCCAGCCAGAACGCGGCACGCTTCACTCATTGATGGTGGTCCCTGAGCACCGTTTCCCCTTGATCTGTGAAGGTCTCTGATGTATAATAATCGAGGCAACATGTGCGAGCCAGCGTAGCTCAGCAGGCAGAGCGGCGCACTCGTAATGCGCAGGTCGGGGGTTCGAATCCCTTCGCTGGCTCCACTTTTTATTTTGGGTGGTGCGAAGGATTTTCGACCCTCTCGAATTCAAAGTCCTCAGATTCATCCAGACGCACGGTTTGCTTTCCAAAGGTGAGAGTGTCCTCGTAGCGCTGTCTGGTGGGATCGATTCGGTCAGCCTCCTTCATGTGCTTTTGCAGCTCCGCGATACGCTCGATCTACGCGTCTGCGCGGCCCATCTCAACCACATGCTCAGGACTACCGCGGACAGGGACGAAAATTTTGTACGGGAACTCTGTGAGAAATTGGGTGTGGAACTGTACGTCGAAAGGATGGATGTGGCCAGGTTCTGTAAGGAAAACAAACTCGGTATTGAAGAAGGCGCGAGGAAGTTGCGGTACCAGTTCCTCGAGGATGCTAAGGAAAAGCTCAAATGCGATGTGATAGCGCTCGCTCATAATTTGAACGATCTTGTTGAAACCATGCTGCACAGGATCGCGCGTGGTACGGGGCTCCTCGGTCTGGTTGCGATGAAGCCGAAGCTTGGAGACAAGATAAGGCCGTTCATCTACACTCCAAGGTCAGAGATAGAAGAGTATGCGAACAGAAAGAATCTATCCTTCGTTGAGGACGAAACCAATTACGATCTCAGATACACCAGAAACTACATCCGGCACGCGGTGATTCCCACCCTCAAACGGATCAATCCATCGCTTGAAAACGCGTTGTTACAGCTGCACATTTCGAGCTCTCTTTTGGAAGGCCATGTTGAACGTTTGATGCACAGAGAAAGAGTGATCAAACTCGGGCACAG includes:
- a CDS encoding lysine exporter LysO family protein, whose translation is MMALFLLSSVVVGVLVGRFTGFRLPDWSVNVVLYVIIFLVGVDLSKEKLRFDVALKVLLTVVGTVLGTYSGALIFSLFSSLKISEILAVASGFGWYSLSAVIVSNVHSAQLGAIAFFSNVLRELYAIVLTPVLSKYSRNAVVSIAGATSMDTLLGPISHYTDRETSLLAFAHGFIVTMLVPVMVNLFLVFSR
- a CDS encoding stage V sporulation protein S, giving the protein MEVLKVASTSNPNKVAGALAGMIREHGRAELQAIGAGAVNQAVKAIAIARGYLAPSGIDLVSIPAFTDVEIDKETRTAIKFIVFPRN
- a CDS encoding beta-galactosidase, encoding MQIYGADYYPEHWEESEWERHVKIMKEIGVEWVRVGEFAWSVVEPEEGRYDFSKLERAMKVLKDNGIKIIVGTPTAAPPLWLTKKHPEVLPVDKFGRQKGPGSRRHYCPANETYREYSKRIVEKYAEHFSQYADMWQIDNEFGCHDTTLCYCESTRKAFIEWLKKKYGSIDELNYRWGNKFWSQTVMDWDEIVLPVNTPAFENPHLMLDFFRFSSDLYIDYMNMQSEIVRRYSDKPITHNLMVDFFDIDYRKLSEHLDLVSWDNYVPTKVYEPLRQAANHDLMRSLKKKPFLVMEQQPGRVNWKIVNEQYPDGFVKLWIKQAHLHGALGVLVFRFDQIRWGAEQYHGALLDYAGRKTDRCSEFAQAKIETEGIVEPEREVAIYFSYENAWIHRINHLNRNFNYWEAIMQIYRAVRRLGYNVDFVFENDDIDPYKLLIVPYAMYLPESFIEKVKAFRGDVLITCMSSIKDEYNWLRKEFPHGLQEFLGIEIVDFAGADRLDVNVLGLNLCGTLWCDKISVKDAEVLGSFRAGPFVGLPCVTKHQNAYYVATVFDEFFYTLLLGRILPAKFVGDEIDSVQLSDKLVLLNVSDREGVVWTGKGKINLKPFERREV
- the tilS gene encoding tRNA lysidine(34) synthetase TilS, with amino-acid sequence MRRIFDPLEFKVLRFIQTHGLLSKGESVLVALSGGIDSVSLLHVLLQLRDTLDLRVCAAHLNHMLRTTADRDENFVRELCEKLGVELYVERMDVARFCKENKLGIEEGARKLRYQFLEDAKEKLKCDVIALAHNLNDLVETMLHRIARGTGLLGLVAMKPKLGDKIRPFIYTPRSEIEEYANRKNLSFVEDETNYDLRYTRNYIRHAVIPTLKRINPSLENALLQLHISSSLLEGHVERLMHRERVIKLGHRTVFSSKGLDEFELVEVLRRCVQEFGVQLEFRHVQQLLKHANDSSWKIKLAEGLWLEKGFDLLCVYRERRVVERLKIEKPGLYDFNGWIFSLSDRVESDQYSFVEPPILLRIRRPGDRIGSKKLKDLMIDARIPSFLRDEMPVVQEGDIILWVPYVYGGKKLNERLKNHDFLVLNLLEDPLRAILELRKEEG
- a CDS encoding LysO family transporter; protein product: MLFFLVLLFFAGFFLGRFLKTDWIRKYRVLIVLTFLLLFALGVEIGSNEDVVVKLESILSSAFLISTFAVLGSFVFAVILEKVLRK
- a CDS encoding LacI family DNA-binding transcriptional regulator → MAKRFITIRDIAEEAGVSVNTVSRALNNKPDVSAETRRKVLEIARKLGYIRNSDAVLFRKGTTKTIGVVFEDSSNPFYAEVFKGIETSARKYGYQVILMNTERDYINELQAVETLLQKRVDGIIISPTQFDSKDIEKLVKLNYPFVILGVHFEGAKLDEVYSNDAKGGYLATRHLLERGRRKILMLNGFMYKSVARMRYEGYVRAMSEYGLQPYMMVEIEEGYESAFNKIMELKDTEFDALFCFNDVFAIAALKALRLLKRRVPEDVAVVGYDDISYAEFVQPSLTTVRIDKFLEGVVAFEMLYERLSNLRTDPKQVVLDVELIVREST